The Nymphaea colorata isolate Beijing-Zhang1983 chromosome 5, ASM883128v2, whole genome shotgun sequence DNA segment ATCCTTTTTATTCAACACCCTTGCCTTGTAGACTGATGTTGTGAATTGTGGAAGTTGGCAACCTGCCCAGCTAGTTCATTGATGGGCATCACAGGTGGGAGAGATGAAAGTTGAGATATCAATTTTGTACCGTGATCAGTAGTAAATGTACTGAAATTGAGTTGCTGGCAAAgtgatggaaaagaaaaataatagttAGGTTTCTTGGCTAAAAATGAGTGCACGTATGCGGGGCGAGATGGTATTTTGAACATATTGTTATCTTGATTGCCAATGAGGTGAAATACTTTTCCTACCAAATTTTGGTCTGCTGTCTGGGCTTGTCAAATGGGTAGCATATATGCATTACCTACCATTTCCACTTTTTAATTCGTAGGgccctttttttctgttttttcatgacccagtttctctctctatcctGTGACTTGCTTTATTTATGCAAATATTTTTCTGGTGATTGTTGGTCACGTTCTTGGAATTTTGGCCATCCATGTACTCTAGTTGATGCAGATTATTACTTAAATCCGTCGGACTGGATTCTACCGTTGAAGGTCTCCTTTGCCGAGGACTCGAGGTACACGGCCGAGAAAGTCCAGTCCGCTTTCACCATCTATTAAGCGTGAACAGTACGGGACGTTGGATTTGTCTGTTCTGTTCGCTATTATCCGCTGGGCAAATGTTATTCGGTGAGGGGCGGCTGTTTGATTGCTGTCCGTTGGGACAGTACGGACTGTCCTGTACCACTAGACAGAGGGTTCTCCTCCGTCTGTTAGAGGCCATCTAGATTTAGTTGCTGTCTGTGGAACAGGATGGGCAGGACAGGACAGTCCTGTCCTAGTAGGCAGAGGCTTTCTTGATGAATGTAGGAACATAATTTTGTCTTTTCTGTCTGGTCTTTGCTTGGCACCGTACATGTCCTGTGACTCTACATTTATCTGTTATATCTGTTGTTTGTTTTGTGTTCTGTTTGTTCTGTTTATTCCCTTCAACATTTGTGTTTTTCCAGATCTATTTTGTCTGTTTGTCCATCGTTTGTGAATGAGAATACGCTGTTTGTCAATGTTGTCTGTTCAATCTATTGTTTGCTGTTGATATCATATAAAATCACAATTATTCGTAACACATATCATACAATAACAGGGCATGATTACTACAAGACCTGTTATTTCATGCAAATATTAACAATATGATCTCCCAATGTTAAAAGTTATTGGTAATTCACATTGATTTCTTAATGCATACTGGCATTGGGAATTTACGTTCgtgaatatatgtatatgtaagaAAAATAGTGTTGTATGATACGTATgatacggggtcgtatcgtatgatacgtattgtatcttttacaaaatacgatacgatacattttatgtattataaataagggtcTATCGTGTTTGTATCttacgatacgtacgatactGTGTGATATGTctcgtatcgtatgatatgagctgatttcaaaaaagggaGGTTGGAATCccttttttcgtgttttttttttataaaaacctgactcttcttcatttttaacttaGAGATTGTGTTGCTTTtgagggaaatcatcgattttcattGTTAtatcatcgattttcaaaataaagtcatcaattaaaccatggatttgtgtgtgggtggttgattttcatTGGAAggaaagagatttttttttaaatcgtgaagatgaaaatgaagaagaagatgaagatgaggatgagaatgaatatgatgaagattatgaatgagagtcgagagtgctttctttttatatgtattgacattgaatatttttacaatttcattatcatcttgtagCGTAATACAAatatctaaaacttgttttttgatgtggactttatgatttatgaatctatgtgttttttatgaagaacatattattcttgatttttacttattttttatgaatttatcgattttttttctatttttttctgatttattaaatgaaaaacGATATgattacgatacgttacgatattttacgatacggtGTATCTTAAAGTCAGACCGATACTTACaatatgctttttacaacattgaagaaaaatgatagTTCTCTTATGTGCAAAATTTTAATTGATAAAATATTGTAATTTAGGTGACTAAGAATGCAAAATATTTGAATGCAAGACAACTAAAGTTCCTCTTCTGTAAAGCGATGCTATCTGAATGCAAGCCACACCATCATGCAGGGCAGGCATCTGCTTGCGACCAGTCCTGTTTTCAACCACAGATTGCATCCTTCCAGGTCCTGGAGCTGTTACGCAGAATAGAATAAAGGAAATCCACACTGTTAGCCCAGATTTTGCGAACCTCGCCAGGAACATTTCTGACCTCACCCTCCAGCATAGCCTTGTTCCCCAGTGTACAGAGTTTCCAAACTACCACGCGAAAGCAGGCCCTCCAGCATTTAGCCATCCATCCCCGCTTGAACCCAAGCTTTCATCTCGTTCAAGGATCCAGCTTCACCAAGTCTTTTCCTCCAGAACTTTCTGAGAATCTGAAGCATGGTAATGGTTTCATGAGCTGATAAATGGGGGGACTTGTTCCTGATCACGTCGTCTACAATAGCCTGGTTGACGATCaagttaagcaaatgactttaAAAATGCATTTGAGTTGCATCTTAGAACGACAAAAGATGGAATTCAAACTTAAATGGAGTGACACATACGAGTTCTGCAGGTTGTGGTGGACAGTTCCTTACTTTGTTGTAAAAGTACTTGCATAGAGCTTTCACACAACTTGTTTGTATTAATAGCTAACAGTTCATACAAAGCATGcatgtattttgttttttatcgCTTTTTGTTAAATGTAAAGAAAAGCTGCTGGAAGTGTTGAAGACACACAAACAAATCTAAACCGTGCCATTTTGTACCCAAAGTTTGTCCATGGCCGTAACTCTCACAAGGCATCCCATCCTTAACATGCATGCCAAGAAACACGTGCACGCCTCAATGgtatagcgtagctggttgggTTAGGGGTCTGTCAAAAAGGTAAATTTTGTTGACATAAGCCTTGGCCgccacttagattttaaaacttcaaaaatttatatgcaaatttcaaaaatttagtttaacatatataaaaaatttgaaaatttttattttggcccttgttaaaattttgaaactatagttcagccTCTTGGACTAAAAGTTACTGGCTCTACCTATAATGCCATTTACCTTTCATTTTTCCAACCTTACCTTCGCGAGTGCCTGTCTTAGTGCTGTAAATGAACAAACAAGATATCAACAGTCCTttagttttcagttttcatgtCAACCTATGAACTATTTCcttcatcttcattcttttgcCGGCAAATATATAATGCATGAACTGTCAATGGTATGGTCAAGTTGCTTCTTGTCTTCCTGTGATTCTGGTTGTCTATAAATCTAATGCACTTAACAAGCGGTTGTCCAACCGGTCGTTTTGCTAATAAAAGGTTGTGAAAAGGATGTTATACATCATTTAGCTACACAGTCTATAGATCCCTTTTCAGGAATAACCTCAAGAATATCTTCTGTAGTGCACAAACTACGAGTACCAATGGAAGCTCTGTCTACCATCCGgaggaaaaactgaaaaaggtCAGAGATCGGCCCTCCGGGCACATCCTTTGGTCTAACTGAGTGATTTCCTAGCCTTCAGACGGCATGCTAATCACAGGCATAATTAGTTATTTTCcccttaatttgtttttattaagAGATGCTAATCTCAACTGGTAGACATAATTCTTGCAACTTAACTGGCCATTTGGAGGACATCCTCATTAGTTTCCTAAATTCTAGCTTTATGAAACCAGGTTTCTttaatgaatttcaaaaacttggtttgttTATTTGGGCAACATACCAAAATCCTGGTTTTTGAGAATAAGTTGAGGGCGGTCCCATTTTTCACTTGCTTTTAGGTTTTGACAAAACTGTATTTTCCTTGAACTCAGTTTTGTTTTGATGACACTTAAACATCATAAAAACCTGCTTttggggtgtcatccaaacactcccCAAATGTATCAATACTTTGttaaattcaatttcaaactgTCTCATGGGTGTTGGCATGAGTGCTAATTGCGGATACTGTTactattcattttcaaaaaaattatatatatatatatatatatatatatatatatacatcaagaCTGCTGTGTCCCAGACATGTCCTCTAGGTGCACCACCTCCGGTCTTCAACCTTTTAGAAGTGTCCATATTACATATTTGTCAAGGTTACGATGTGGCGGCCATCACTCTTGCTGGAAGCTAAGAAGCATGAGCAAACTCAGTCGCTGCTACCTGAAGCAAATTGTCTCCTCAGCCCCTTCCTGCCATTAGGTGAATCGCTGGAAGGCAGCTCCTGGAAAGGAGGACTCATTCTGTGAGCGAGTAATCAGTTCTGTATTTTTGTGGTGTCTTCTTTTCTGATCTATTCTCGTCGCACAGATTTCTAATCTTATTGAGACAAAATAGAATCCGTTAGGTGTTAGATCTGAGAGCTGAGATCTGAAGCTGCATTGAAAGGCTGGATTAGATCACTGTGGGTCTTAGATCCAAGGTaaagcaaacacacccttatagatttggattttgagtcTTTTGATATGCTTAGGATCCATATGGCAAACATATAACAGTATGTAATTATTCAATGAATATAACCCAAAAATTAGAgctgattcatggaacactttaAAAAGTATTTATGAATCGGtgctaatttttttgaagtagattcatgggaCAGTTACAACTACAAATTGTTCCGTTTGCTAAACAGGCCCTTAGAGTTCATTGCTAGGACCACATTTGATGGGGAGATAAACACATTTGACATGTGACACGACAGATCATATTATTTTCATCAAGTCTTCCTAAAGTTATTATGTCAGAATAACAACTTGTGGGGATTAGCCATTCTTATTATTGGATGTTCTGAAGAGGGGAAAAAGTAGTTGCTTTTTGAAGTCTATGCACCCATTATAAATCTTATTCGATCAAACAAGAGAAATCGTTCTAATATGCAAGGATCTGGtcacaagaaaatgcaagaactATCATACAGTGGCGGTGCAAATGTGTCCAAATATTGCATTGTCTTGATCAAGGATCCTGGGCACAACTGTTGTGGATTCCTCTTCTCTTGGCAAGTTAGATGTAATCCTCCGTGATCCAGTGGTGGGGACAAAAAATTTTCCGAGTTCAGTTGTGAGTTCTAAGCTGTGGGAAAAGAGCTAATGAGTGAGTCCAATCTCTGAAAAAGTCCTGGAATTGTTGAAGCTTCTGAAGGTCAGATAAGTCTACAGGATTTGCGAGGCCATGTAGCGTGACCATGCAATTCTCATTAGTCCTGACCTTCTCCAGGTCGTACGCCTGAAACAACGTGGAAATGCTTTGAGATAGATATGTTTATGGCTTTCTCTTCCTCGGACTTCTTGGCAAGTTCGGAAGCTTTGGTGAGAGAAGTCAAACtgtcttcataaaaaaaaaaaaaaaatcggtcaTTAGTCCTGAGTCCTCTTAAAAGATTTAGCCTGTATGAATCGTTATTGGCTTCTAAAAGCATACTAAAATTTTTGACAACGCTAGTGCCTCAATCCTATTCAAGGGGTGCCCTCTCTCTTGAGAAAAGGTGGATTAAGTAGTTAGTCGTATAATTAAAATCCACTTGTGATGAACAACTTTAGTTTCACGTTAACTCCAAATCACGTTAGTTACAACTGAGAAGAAGATAACTTCTCCCACGTAGGGTTTTATGGTCGTTTAGCAGGTGTAACGAAATTTGTGCAACACGTATAATGTTGCCTTCAACCACACAAAAGACTTTCAGGTCAAGCATCTCcttataaagcatttgtataTAGGGGTgacaatatgtctgatttggatcagatatatgaCTGAACCATTACTAAAATATCgaacatgaaaataaatcagtattcgattaagaaatcaggtttaataaatgacatccaattggactcagattcaaatatatataaatgtccaattggattcagatcaaatttagtATTAAACAAATGTAGATCCTACAGccaatgcccttacattttgaaaataagttaaattcagttcaaaattcagatttagaatCAGTTGTAAATGTAGAAATAGGgttcagattggattcagattataaaatcagatttcgaaTAATAtaacttcttttcaatttgtatttgaatttgaattccaatcagaatatgtgaatatccaagaaaagtaggtatggttaagagtatatcaaattcaaatctaattaATTGACATCCTTATTTGTATATCATAAGAATTCCTCCAACTATTGGCGCCAAAGAAATGTTGGTAAAGCTGTGTGAAATGTTAGCAAAAGCTTTCTGCGGCGACTTTTTGGTGCGGTGAAAAATGCCACTGAAGTGTCGTACCATTAATACTTTACTAACAAAATGTGCATGTGCCAGTGAAAATTTGCCATTAGTGGCATAAAAAAGCATAAGAAGGCCGGCCGACCATCAATAATGCTACGGAAATAGTGCCACTGGTGACCTAATAAGCCGAGCAATTAGTTGCACGACAGCAGAACCGCAGCAATTGCCTGAGTCAGAGTGAACACAAGTGATGTGTTGGTGCATGCACCACTGCCTCATCACTGACTAGTGGCAAAaatcctttttacttttttttttctttttttttttctggtttttggtGCGAATGAATAGTGCAGTTTTTGTCGCAGCCCTGCATTCACCGTTTACAGTTTAGAAAAACAGTACCCATGTGAACAACCGAACTTTCACTAGCCCACTAGTTTAGCCGCTACATTGTGCCTCTCAGACGGTTCAAAATAAGGGCGCCTTatgaagaacaaagaaaattatgaaatcCCAAGTGGCCGTTTTTCCTCCTTAAGTGCTAAGCATTCATAATTAGTGGAATCCATTTATCTCTCTTATCTTTAATCTTGTCAGACCTTTCAAGTAACAAGCTTACTTTGCATAATGTTTGTTTTTACCCAGCAGCCTAAGTGGAAGCTTTTCCAAGGAATAAAAGCTGCTTTCCCTATGAAATCCTCATGTTGTTACTTCATCGGATGAACCACACCTCTCAAAAGGTACAATACCATATAAATAATTTGCCAAAAACATCTTCAAGAATCGCAGACAGCATGATTATTTTCCTTTGAACAGGAAATCTGAAATGGTGAAAGTTGGGCCATCCTAGAAGAATTGGAACCTCATTCTTGGCTTTTCAGCTTTAGCTATGGCATCTTgccaacttttatttttgttattaataTTTCTGTGTCCCGATCAGTTTTGCTGGTAGATTGCTTGATGAGGTATAATAAATTTGAAGTGGGGGATGGTgaggttttcttttctccttttttttttttttttttttgatgccCTTTGATGAAGCACTTAAGTGGCATTACTTTATATGAACAATTTGCCCTAGGCAAGTTAAAGTACCACTCTACTAGGGAAGCTTCTGTCATATCTGTTCTCTTGGCTAACTTGGTCTTTGCAAGTAGTTAGAAGACCCTTCCATTTGGCGTATTCAAAACAACGTGCTTCACTTGTTTTGGAAGTTACCATTTTCCcagtaaaaaaatttctgcctAACTTTTTAATGCTTTTCTAATGTAAGGTTTTGGCAGGGGTACGGGTTTTATAACATTGTTTATAGTGTGAGGGCACATacgtaagagagagaaagagagagcataATAAACTACATGTACGATATGActattattcttttttaattgAAAGCGAAGAAAAGCCAGACCTGCCGGCACTGGTTTGACCCATTGTACGCAAACTTgttacatttttcaaatatgttcatttgataacattatatatatatatatatatatatatatatatatatagagagagagagagagagagagagagagagagggagagtgccCTGACATAACCCCCGGAGCTCCCCTTAAGCGAAAAAAATGGACAACATAAGTATCTCATCTGCTTTTAGCTGGACGgttcttgtcatatatatatatatatatatatatatatatatatatatatatatataaaaggagagTGCCCTGACATAAACCCCGGAGCTCCCCGTCAgcgaaaaaaatgaaaaacataagTATCTCATCTGTTTTTAGCTGGACtgttcttgttctctctctctctctctctctctatatatatatatatatatatatatacacatataagaGTTGTGTATTTTCCCGTCCTTTGGTTTGAATAAAATTATCCAGCCTCTTGAAGCATACAGCTTGATGCATTAAGTACATATTAAATAACAATATATGAAAGGGTCGTGAttgaatgaagttgaagatggCAAAGAATTTCAACTCTTCTATTATGGCTACTTACTCTCTCAAAATTAAACCGGTCGTAACGAGAAGTTTGTGCGATGAAATTTAGTAAAAATTAGTTGCTTTATTAAGCTAACTACAAGAGCCTAAAGTGTATGAAATGGAGATCAGCTGCCTCTCTATCTTACGAAGTCATCCAGCTGATGGGAGCTCCCGTTGTTTTCGGGTGCAACTTTGATATAACCGTTTATGGTGGGAAACTTAGACATAACCAAAAACTTGATAAAACTTGTCGAGAAACTGAATATTCGTGACatgatttgattttattttcatgaaaaattattaaaactACTAGGGTAGGCTTAAGATGGGACTGacgcacctctctctctctctctctctctctctttctatatatatatatatatatatatatatatatatatatatatatatatatatatatatatatatatatatatattccgaAAGCAGCAGGTGCATCTCTGCaggttttttttaaataatccatatgtatttttatgagaaaacaagccatctctctctctctctgtggacaAGGCTGAAAGATGAAAGGAACTAAGGAAGGAAAGTAAAATTCGTGAAAGAGtaaggatatatatatgtacttgGATGTTTCAGATTCTACAAGAGATCATCCTCTGCACAACCCAGGCCTTTCCTTGGTTTCGCTGGCCGCCACTCTTGAAGCAGCAGTCAAACTAAAGAATCCAACCTCACTGGCGCTCCGCCTTGGACACAACAACTGCGTTTGTTTACAGTAAGCTATGGCTCCTTGTATCGAACGCTCAACATCAGAATTAACGCTGCTGCTCCTCTTCAGTAAATGCAAGCCATTATACCCGTCTGTCTCCCCAGTTAAGGACAATAAAGAAGGAGACGACAATGAATTAACTCCAGAGAATGACAACGCCTTAATGGCACCTGAGAAAGACTTCCTGTGGCCTGCATCTTCCTTTATTGGTGcttttctgctctctctctgcATCTCCTCAAATGGGTTTCTTTTAGTCACTTTGGTGCACTTGTTCTTCAAGCAATCCTTCATCGCCTTTTCTGCAGAAGTATCGACCCGAAACAGACTTTCTTTCCTGCACTTTGAGTTATTTTTAACTGCTGCGGTACATTGGCCTTCAGAACACCCGGACTTACCAAAAAGAGATCTAAGATACGCCTTCGAAGCCTTCAGCTTGCCGCCAAAAGCCAACTGCTTGATCAGCTTCAGTTTCTTGCACCATGCTTTCTTGGcacaagaggaggaagaagtcaCATCAGCACCATCGGCGGTGCTACCAAGGTTCATGGTGCAGTCGTGGAAATACTCATCTGAGTTCAGTTCTCCACTGACTTGGCAAAACTGAAATGGGGTCACACTGCATGACTCATATGGAGTGGCACCCTGAGAGGAAAGTGGGGATGTCTTCTCCTGATCACAGGAATGCAGGAGCTTCCTCACCATCTGAATCCTCGGTGGGAGATGGAGAGGAAGCAGCTTGCCCTTATAGAAGAGCTCATCAGCAGGTGAAGTGAGTGAATCCTTCTCTTGGACAGACATGTTGAATTCAAAATCCGGAGAGGAGTTGATGGAGTAACAGAGGAAGGTGGTGGAGTGGACTTCCATGTCTATGTAATCCTCATCAATGAAGGAAGTGTTGAGGTCATCACATGGCTCTAGATTTGAATGTGATCCCCTGCTTGAGGGATGCATTCTGGTGCAGGTTGAACACTCTGGTGCTTGTGGTTATTTCTGGTAGGTATGAAAGGGAGGAGATGAGAGAGGCAGCTCtttaaagaagagagaagatgCCAAGAAGCCAAGAAATGTGAGAGTTCCCAATAGTGAAAAGATAcggaaagaataaaaaattttgtagtGATGAACTGATAGCCCACCCCATTCATGTGTCCCATATCCTTCACAAATGCAAGTGGGTAGCATCGGTAACTCATGATTTCcaggaaaacaagaaattctGAGGGATTGCTCCAGATACCTGCCCGAAAAGTTAAGGGAGGAAAAGGAATTGCAATTTATGGCCTTTTCAGTTCATGTGTCGCATATGCTTCATCTATTTCTTTATGTAAATGCGAGTGGGTAGCATTGGTAACTCATGATTTCTGATTATATGAATGGAAATGTGTGCCGTTGATAACTCATACTTTCTTGTTCAGAGAGAGAGTGATGATTTCTGATTATATGAATAGAAGTGGGTGCCATTGCTAACTCACTTTTTtatttagagagagagtgtgtgagagagagagagagagagccgaaagattttttttgagcagaaagatgagagagagagcagaaagaCAGGTGGTGGAGGAAATTCTGGTTATGTTTATTGCTGAAGTGGGTGGAGTAGTTGTTTATGAGATAAAAGCAGAGCAGAATGAAGGAATGCTTACATCATATCTCTGGAGGTTGTGCCCTGCATTCACCTGCACGTGACCCCACAGAGCTTTACAGTCTATAACCCATACCCTGAACGACAGACAGTAAGCCACTGTGAGAATTTTACCATCTTTgacaagaaaaagcaaaacttATATTTAAGCGAACCCATTGTTTATTAGATCAAGCTGCAAAGTAAACCACGCGTCTAAGAGTGGCACTTCCAGggaatgacaaaaagaaatcatatttaATCTGcctaagagaaagaaaatactACGagtatgtggatgacatgattatAAATATCATGAGATTTTAACTTGTTGGCGCTTTTTACAGGTTCCGATGCAGGAGTTTCGAGAATTAAGACCTGACAAAGTTCTTTTAGCCGAAACACACTTCTTCGTCTTGGCAAAAGGTATGGACTTAAGACCTTGAACAACTATCTGGACCAAGGCTGAGGATGATCTTTAGACCTTCAAAGTGCTCTATGCACATGCACAGGAAGTTGAATACGAAGCTGTTAATTTTGAAATAAGAGTAAGGAAAAGAATGAGTTTGTCTTAAAATCGTAAATGGTAGGGAAAATCAGTGAATCAATCTATTAAAATCACAACTAAGAAATGATCGATGTGCCAACTGCGTACAAGTaggaatgaatttgaaaataaccCAAAAAAAGCCACTTGTTTCTTGTCCATGtccaacaataataataaaagctCTGAACACAAGGCCTCCGGTGATTTCATCACCTTCTTTTGGAATAtcttgggaaaaaaaatgagaaagaaaaattgttgCTCACATCTCATGTATGGCAGGGCTTTATTTTTCGTATTAAAGACTTTGAAAATCAATAAGCTCCTCCATATGACACCGTTAAAAGTTCCACTTACCTTGGAACTATGTTCGTCTATAATGTGATACTGACATGTATTTTCTAGGTATTTTTTAAAGttagtttatattttatattattttatatatttattgacCTACACATGCTTTTTCGAGATTTTCCTAACAGAACTAGACTTTTTCAACGTATGGTAAACTCTTCCATTCAAAAAAAGGATTTCTGTGATGAAATCTCCTCTTTGATTGCATATATGAAGCTGCACCAGAT contains these protein-coding regions:
- the LOC116254897 gene encoding probable membrane-associated kinase regulator 4, translating into MHPSSRGSHSNLEPCDDLNTSFIDEDYIDMEVHSTTFLCYSINSSPDFEFNMSVQEKDSLTSPADELFYKGKLLPLHLPPRIQMVRKLLHSCDQEKTSPLSSQGATPYESCSVTPFQFCQVSGELNSDEYFHDCTMNLGSTADGADVTSSSSCAKKAWCKKLKLIKQLAFGGKLKASKAYLRSLFGKSGCSEGQCTAAVKNNSKCRKESLFRVDTSAEKAMKDCLKNKCTKVTKRNPFEEMQRESRKAPIKEDAGHRKSFSGAIKALSFSGVNSLSSPSLLSLTGETDGYNGLHLLKRSSSVNSDVERSIQGAIAYCKQTQLLCPRRSASEVGFFSLTAASRVAASETKERPGLCRG